A region from the Linepithema humile isolate Giens D197 chromosome 1, Lhum_UNIL_v1.0, whole genome shotgun sequence genome encodes:
- the LOC136999350 gene encoding uncharacterized protein — MYLAVGTRPDISFSVSVLSQFLENPSEVHWKAAKRTLRYIAGTYNIEIEFNSSITLTAYSDADYGSCLDTRKSVSGVILTLNGGPIIWFSRKQEVIATSTTDAEYIAAHDATKKIVWTRGILEELGISQLKPTVLHRNNIAAGQLINNPVFYRHTKHIDIKFHYTRDIIKQGSLLVKHAASNEQLADILTKPLAREKFVTNRTKINLVKAC, encoded by the coding sequence ATGTACTTGGCAGTTGGTACGCGTCCGGACATCTCATTCTCAGTAAGTGTCTTAAGTCAATTCCTGGAGAATCCATCAGAAGTGCACTGGAAGGCAGCAAAACGTACGCTGAGATACATTGCTGGCACATACAACATAGAAATCGAGTTCAATTCATCCATTACTTTAACAGCATACTCAGATGCAGACTATGGGTCTTGTCTCGACACACGTAAGTCAGTAAGTGGCGTAATACTGACCTTAAATGGTGGTCCAATAATTTGGTTCTCACGCAAACAAGAAGTCATTGCAACGTCAACAACGGATGCAGAATACATCGCTGCACATGATGCCACAAAGAAAATTGTATGGACTCGCGGCATTTTAGAAGAGTTAGGAATATCTCAACTTAAGCCAACTGTATTGCACCGCAACAACATAGCAGCTGgacaattaatcaataatcCCGTGTTTTATAGACATACAAAACACATTGACATCAAATTTCATTATACACGTGATATCATAAAACAAGGAAGTTTATTAGTAAAACATGCGGCTAGTAATGAACAGTTAGCAGACATATTAACAAAGCCACTTGCACGCGAAAAATTCGTAACAAACCGTACAAAGATTAACTTAGTTAAAGCTTGTTAA